In bacterium, a genomic segment contains:
- a CDS encoding FHA domain-containing protein: MAALVLLEKDNTSHRFVIEKNDTTVGRRPENDFLIANVMVSGKHARLTLQNNQYLITDLNSTNGTFVNGVRISAPTEIKHKDHINFGAVDLIFLIDENATIEFDKERFFKPIETSAVPPKKPADTGYAPEISPTTLLDKFQALKKIVLSGTADRNSISSQFLDLEHAVHIMDNQLHESENFQQKLNVLYEIGKVINLIFEEDELLKTILDLGLKVMKADCGFIMLYNDRKELVPKISRKIESDEISTSSPTFSTTISKRVAETAESILTSDAQNDDRFQSGASIISHHIRSVICSPLKNKDQKVIGVIYVGSNVMSNVFSKSDVDLLEAFSNHAAIAIENARLYEDKRRKEHLKAALERYVSKQIAEKIISNDASGDIRFQPEKREVTLVFSDVRGFTTLAESMSPEEMVEILNRYFTKMIDIIFKYGGTLDKFIGDAIMAMFGAPATTGDDAGNAVMAAIEMQESLIAFNEEQIKLGKPQLKVGIGINSGIVVVGNIGSDQRMEYTAIGDSVNLASRLEGANKEYGTHIMVSEWTQEKVQAKVISRELDLIRVKGKEKPVKVFEVVSSALTGISNDQKKALEAYNKGLVAYRKQKWDEAISNFKAALTIKPDDGPSKVYIERSEEFKKKPPEGKWDGVFIMHNK; this comes from the coding sequence GTGGCTGCATTAGTACTGCTCGAAAAAGACAATACCTCGCATCGTTTTGTGATTGAGAAAAACGATACGACCGTTGGGCGCCGACCCGAGAATGATTTTCTGATTGCCAATGTTATGGTATCAGGGAAACATGCTAGACTTACTTTGCAGAATAATCAATACCTGATAACGGACCTCAACAGCACGAACGGTACTTTTGTGAACGGCGTTCGTATCTCCGCGCCGACGGAAATTAAGCATAAAGACCATATCAATTTTGGCGCAGTAGATCTTATTTTCTTAATTGATGAAAACGCGACGATCGAATTTGATAAAGAACGTTTTTTCAAGCCGATCGAAACTTCCGCCGTTCCTCCAAAGAAACCGGCAGACACCGGTTACGCGCCGGAGATTTCCCCTACGACGCTTCTGGACAAGTTCCAGGCCCTTAAGAAAATTGTCCTTAGCGGCACTGCGGACCGCAACTCAATCAGCTCGCAATTTCTTGATCTGGAACATGCCGTACATATCATGGACAACCAATTGCATGAATCAGAAAATTTTCAGCAAAAACTTAACGTCTTATATGAGATCGGAAAAGTAATCAATTTGATTTTTGAAGAAGACGAGCTTCTAAAAACTATTTTGGATTTGGGGCTTAAAGTGATGAAAGCGGATTGCGGTTTTATTATGCTTTACAACGACAGAAAAGAACTGGTTCCAAAAATTTCACGCAAAATAGAATCGGATGAGATCAGCACCTCCTCCCCCACTTTTAGTACGACTATTTCAAAACGTGTTGCCGAAACAGCAGAAAGTATTCTAACGTCGGATGCCCAGAATGACGACAGGTTTCAGAGCGGAGCAAGCATCATTTCACACCACATTCGTTCCGTGATCTGCTCGCCGTTAAAGAACAAAGACCAAAAAGTCATTGGCGTCATTTATGTCGGGTCAAACGTAATGTCAAATGTCTTTTCCAAGAGCGACGTTGACTTGCTCGAGGCATTCTCCAATCATGCGGCGATCGCAATTGAAAATGCGCGTCTGTACGAGGATAAACGCCGTAAAGAGCATCTTAAAGCGGCTTTGGAACGGTATGTATCAAAACAGATCGCAGAGAAAATTATAAGCAACGACGCGTCCGGTGATATACGGTTTCAACCCGAAAAACGTGAAGTTACTTTGGTCTTTTCCGATGTTCGCGGATTCACCACGCTTGCGGAAAGCATGAGCCCTGAAGAAATGGTAGAGATATTGAACCGTTATTTTACTAAGATGATCGATATTATTTTTAAATACGGAGGCACGCTGGATAAATTTATCGGCGACGCCATTATGGCCATGTTTGGCGCGCCGGCAACAACCGGCGATGATGCCGGGAATGCAGTTATGGCTGCCATCGAAATGCAGGAAAGCCTCATTGCGTTTAATGAGGAGCAAATTAAACTTGGAAAGCCGCAATTGAAAGTTGGCATCGGTATCAATTCGGGTATCGTGGTTGTAGGAAATATCGGTTCCGATCAGCGGATGGAATACACGGCCATCGGCGACAGCGTCAACCTGGCTTCACGCCTGGAAGGCGCCAACAAAGAGTACGGCACTCATATCATGGTCAGTGAATGGACGCAGGAAAAAGTTCAGGCCAAGGTCATTTCACGTGAATTAGATCTGATACGCGTCAAAGGCAAGGAAAAGCCGGTCAAAGTATTCGAAGTCGTTTCATCAGCTTTGACGGGCATCTCAAACGATCAGAAAAAAGCCTTGGAAGCATATAACAAAGGATTGGTTGCCTATCGAAAACAAAAATGGGACGAGGCTATTTCGAACTTTAAAGCTGCACTGACCATCAAACCGGATGACGGGCCGTCAAAAGTCTATATCGAGCGTTCGGAAGAATTTAAGAAAAAACCTCCGGAAGGTAAATGGGACGGCGTCTTCATAATGCATAACAAGTAA